The DNA region CGGCGATGACGCCACGCAGCTGCGCGCGGCGGAAATCGCCGCGCATCTGCTCGGCCTCGGCAGTGGCGGCCACGCGCCCGCCTCCGCGCCCGACGCACTCCTGCTGGAGCCGCGCGAAAAGACCGGGAGACCCGCGGCGGAGGGGAACGGCGACGCCGCGCTGCGGGCCGCCGTGCGCGAGGCCGTGGCGGAAGGGCTGCGCGATGCGCTCAAGCGCGGCGCGGGCCGCGCCGCTGCATCGGGCGCAAGACACGGCGGGGTTCGCAAGGCGGCCGCGGAGAAAGACCGGCGCGGCGTCGGCGATGAAATCGCGTAGGCCAGCGGCGCTATAGCCGGTACAGCATCAGATAAATCAGCACGCCGGTGACCGACACGTACATCCAGACCGGCCAGACCCATCGTACAATCCGCACGTGAGCGTCGAAGCGTTTGCGCAGCGCGAACGCCACGGCGGCCAGAATAAAGGGAACCATCAGCCCCGCCAGCGGGATGTGGGTGAAGAGGATAAAGTAGTACACGGCGCGGAGGACGCCTTCCCCCTCGAATGGCGTACGCGCACCCGTCCGGGCGTGGTAGTAGAGATAAGAGACAAGAAAAGCAACGGAACACAGAAGCGCCGCGATCATCATCTTCTTGTGGAGTTCCGGTTCGCGCATGCGTTTGATGGCCAGCCAGCCCGAAAGCAGGAACAACGCGGCGGCCGCGTTCAGGATCGCGTTCACCTTCGGTAGCTGCGAAAGGCCGCGCCCGCTTTTCAGCAACTGGCGGATACCGGCTTTCAACTGCGCGACGGCCTCCGCGTCGGTGCCCGTGTAATAGCCCCGTACGCGGCCCCGCTGGTCGACCAGGATGAAGCGCGTACTGTGAAAGATGGGCTCGTCCGCGGCTCCGACCTTGAGCGCGACGCCGGCACGCTTGATGACCTCCAGGTCGCCCGTGAGAAAATGCCAGCGGCTTGTGTCCGCGTCGAACTGCTGCGCATACGCGGCGAGCCGCTCCGGCGTGTCCCCCTTCGGGTCGACGCTGAACCCCACGAAATGCACGGACGGTGCGCCCTTGAATTCTTCTGCCACTGCGGCCATTTGACGGTTCATGACCGGGCACGGTCCGGAGCACGTGGAGAAGAAGAAATAGGCGACCCAAACCTTGCCGTCGAGATCGGCCTTGCTGAAAGGCGCCCCGTTCGTGGCGGTCAGGGTGAAGTCGGGGACTTCCGCCTCGACGGGCAAGTCCTGGCATCGCGCGCCAGCGCCGAACGCGACGTTGAACAACGCAGCCAGGAACAGGCGATGTGCTGCAGCCATAACGCGTATCCTTCTTCGCCTTTTTCGCTGCCGGACGCATCCTGCGGCGGCAAGACGTCAAAACCGGGGAAACACGCGCGCGCCGCCCGGGATTCCGCCGGGGCTCACGTGGGCGTCTTGCGAAACAAGTACAGGCCCGCGCCCAGGAACAACGCGTTCGGCAGCCACGCCGCGGCCGCGGGCGGCAGTTGCTGGATGTGGCCGAGTCCGGTCGCGACGAAAAACAGAAAGATGTACGCGAGGCCGATGGCGATGCTGAGCCCGAAACTGACCGCGATGCCGCCGCGGCGCACGCGCATGGCGAAGGGCACCGCCAGCAGGCTCATGATGAACAGCAGCGCGGGCTGCGCGAACTTGGCGTGATAGTCGACCCATTGCGCCTGGACCGGCATGCCCAGTCCTTGGGCGAGGCGCAGATCGCGCCGCAGCGTTGCGGCGGATTTCGACTCGGGCGATTCGTCCAGCGCGAACAGCCGTTCCGGCGCCTCGGTGAAGGGCGCGGGGGCCTGTGTGATGCGCGTCGTGCGTTCGAGCTGGGCGGCGCGGTCGAAATCGAACCAGCGCCCGTCCTCGAGCAGCCACTGCTGGCGCTGTTCGTCCCAGAAGATGCGCTTGGCCTGAATGTCCTGCACCCGTTCCGGCGTGATGGAATGGATGATGGCGCCCTCGCCTGTCAGGGCACGGCGGTTGAACTTGCGGATATGCGCGGTCCACTCGCCGGACAGATTGGTCCAGCTCACACCTTGGCGTTCACCCGGGGCGAAACGCCGGAAATATTCATTGTCCAGGCGTTCAAAACGGCGGAATGCCGCGACGCCGAGCGTGTCGCAGACGAAAAACGTGCCCACGCTCAACGCGAGCGCCAGCAACAGCGGCGCGCGCACGAACCGGCGCAGGCACACGCCGCCCGCAAGCGCGGCCGTGACCTCGTTGTCCTGCGCCGCGCGCCCGAACACGACCAGCCCGGAGAGCAGCATGCCGATGGCCGCCGCTTGGTATTTGAAGAGCACCGCCGGCGCGAAGGCCATGTAGTAATCCAGGACGAGGTTCCACGGCACGTCGTATTTTTCAATCTGGCGCCGCCGCGTTGCGAGCAGGTCGACGACGATGACGATCAGCAGCAGCGCCACGGCCACCTTCACGAGCGTAAAGAACAGCCGTTTCGTCAGATACCGGTCGAGCAACGTCATATGCGGTCCACCCGCCACACGAACACGAGCCCCGCAAGACCCAGCGCAATATTGGGCGCCTGGCCCATCAGGATGATCTGATAGAGCGGCATGAGCGACGCGGGCTCGAACAGGCGATTCATGGTGAAATAACTGATGAGCACAAGAAAGCCCACGCCGAACACGAAGGAACGCCCCGAACGTGGCG from Candidatus Hydrogenedentota bacterium includes:
- a CDS encoding DUF420 domain-containing protein, whose product is MAAAHRLFLAALFNVAFGAGARCQDLPVEAEVPDFTLTATNGAPFSKADLDGKVWVAYFFFSTCSGPCPVMNRQMAAVAEEFKGAPSVHFVGFSVDPKGDTPERLAAYAQQFDADTSRWHFLTGDLEVIKRAGVALKVGAADEPIFHSTRFILVDQRGRVRGYYTGTDAEAVAQLKAGIRQLLKSGRGLSQLPKVNAILNAAAALFLLSGWLAIKRMREPELHKKMMIAALLCSVAFLVSYLYYHARTGARTPFEGEGVLRAVYYFILFTHIPLAGLMVPFILAAVAFALRKRFDAHVRIVRWVWPVWMYVSVTGVLIYLMLYRL
- a CDS encoding LptF/LptG family permease, whose amino-acid sequence is MTLLDRYLTKRLFFTLVKVAVALLLIVIVVDLLATRRRQIEKYDVPWNLVLDYYMAFAPAVLFKYQAAAIGMLLSGLVVFGRAAQDNEVTAALAGGVCLRRFVRAPLLLALALSVGTFFVCDTLGVAAFRRFERLDNEYFRRFAPGERQGVSWTNLSGEWTAHIRKFNRRALTGEGAIIHSITPERVQDIQAKRIFWDEQRQQWLLEDGRWFDFDRAAQLERTTRITQAPAPFTEAPERLFALDESPESKSAATLRRDLRLAQGLGMPVQAQWVDYHAKFAQPALLFIMSLLAVPFAMRVRRGGIAVSFGLSIAIGLAYIFLFFVATGLGHIQQLPPAAAAWLPNALFLGAGLYLFRKTPT